One stretch of Arachis duranensis cultivar V14167 chromosome 1, aradu.V14167.gnm2.J7QH, whole genome shotgun sequence DNA includes these proteins:
- the LOC107483663 gene encoding nifU-like protein 4, mitochondrial, translated as MTRSFFRLVARARLPHRTPKPMTKNDDVFVIHPMRTMASFHSHYRNAFYPSASPLPSLKSSTLFGFEGQRRNMFIQTQPTPNPLSLMFYPEKPVMEVGSADFPNMRSAMNSPLAKSLFGIDGITRVFFGSDFVTVTKSEEASWEFLKPEIFAAIMDFYSSGQPLFLDSKAAAAMDTAIQDDDSETVAMIKELLETRIRPAVQDDGGDIEYRGFDPDTGIVKLRMQGACSGCPSSSVTLKSGIENMLMHYVPEVKGVQQELDAEDEEAAVSGQME; from the exons ATGACGAGAAGCTTTTTCCGATTAGTAGCACGAGCACGACTTCCCCACCGAACGCCCAAACCCATGACTAAGAACGACGACGTTTTCGTTATTCATCCCATGCGGACGATGGCGTCGTTTCACAGCCACTACCGCAATGCCTTCTATCCCTCCGCCTCTCCACTACCATCACTCAAATCTTCCACCCTCTTTGGATTCGAag GGCAAAGGAGGAACATGTTCATCCAAACGCAGCCTACCCCGAATCCTTTGTCTCTCATGTTCTATCCCGAGAAGCCTGTCATGGAAGTTGGAAGCGCCGACTTCCCAAACATGCGTTCGGCTATGAATTCGCCTCTCGCTAAGTCACTCTTTGGaattgatg GGATTACTAGGGTTTTCTTCGGGTCTGATTTTGTTACTGTGACGAAGTCGGAGGAAGCTTCTTGGGAGTTCCTGAAGCCTGAGATATTTGCGGCCATTATGGACTTCTATTCCTCTGGGCAGCCGTTGTTTTTGGACTCTAAAGCTGCTGCAGCCATGGATACAGCTATTCAAGAT GATGATTCGGAAACCGTTGCAATGATCAAGGAATTGTTGGAGACTCGTATTCGGCCGGCTGTGCAAGATGATGGTGGGGACATTGAATATCGAGGTTTTGATCC TGATACTGGAATAGTAAAACTTAGGATGCAAGGAGCATGTAGTGGGTGCCCAAGTTCGTCGGTGACTCTGAAATCCGGCATTGAAAATATGTTGATGCATTATGTACCTGAG GTCAAAGGTGTTCAACAAGAACTAGATGCTGAGGATGAGGAAGCAGCAGTAAGTGGACAAATGGAGTAG
- the LOC107483640 gene encoding type I inositol polyphosphate 5-phosphatase 2-like, protein MKSKRGKRSEAFWPSIVMKKWLNIKPQVYDFSEDEVDTETETETETESEDDACSLKNSRHRLRHHHEEDNPLRRTQSRFPTQTVPDASCKGYKPKHRRGKSETLRAQYINTKEVRITVGTWNVAGRLPSKDLEIEDWLCSEEPADIYIIGFQEVVPLNAGNVLGAEDNTPIRKWEAIIRRTLNKTSECESEDKSLSGPHSPVLRTCSAPDVLADSIDTNPLDMMDEAYGRAFDNDDLEHEEVNNILGIGKNLQLRRVYGVDIKTTLDWPERPLDATPIVDSGPKLRRVLSSSELNWRGNALVYGGGMTRSHHSSGNLNLFWKEQKVVPEEVVTDPIAHVSDMLSDEEDDTFSELPNDKDDNGLGTMKSHPAYVRIVSKQMVGIYVSVWVQRKLRRHINNLKVSPVGVGLMGYMGNKGSVSVSMSLFHSRLCFVCSHLTSGQKDGAEQRRNADVNEILRRTCFSSVLDSDQPQTIPSHDQMFWFGDLNYRINMLDAEVRKLVALKKWDELMNYDQLSNELHSGHVFEGWKEGLINFPPTYKYEFNSDKYVGENPKEGEKKRSPAWCDRILWQGKGIRQLEYRRAENKLSDHRPVSSIFSVDVEVFDQRKLQRALNFTCAVVHPEVFLPNDDGLQFY, encoded by the exons ATGAAATCAAAGAGAGGAAAACGCTCAGAG GCCTTTTGGCCTTCAATTGTGATGAAGAAATGGCTAAATATAAAGCCACAGGTATATGATTTTAGTGAAGATGAAGTAGACACTGAAACTGAAACTGAAACTGAAACTGAGAGTGAAGATGATG CTTGCTCTCTTAAAAATTCAAGACATCGTCTGCGTCATCATCATGAAGAAGATAATCCACTTAGAAGAACACAATCCAGATTCCCAACTCAAACAGTACCAG ATGCATCTTGTAAGGGATACAAGCCGAAACATCGAAGAGGAAAATCTGAAACGTTGCGTGCACAATACATAAACACAAAGGAAGTGAG GATAACAGTTGGAACTTGGAATGTTGCTGGAAGACTTCCATCTAAGGATCTTGAGATTGAAGACTGGCTTTGTAGTGAAGAACCAGCAGATATCTACATCATTGG TTTCCAAGAGGTAGTTCCGTTAAATGCCGGAAATGTACTGGGAGCAGAGGACAATACACCGATCCGGAAATGGGAAGCAATCATTAGAAGAACTCTGAACAAAACTTCTGAATGTGAAAGTGAAGACAAAAGCCTCAGTGGCCCTCATTCTCCTGTACTAAGAACCTGTTCTGCTCCTGATGTTCTAGCAGACAGTATAGACACTAATCCATTAGATATGATGGACGAAGCGTACGGCAGAGCTTTCGATAATGATGATCTAGAACATGAGGAAGTGAACAACATACTCGGTATAGGGAAGAACTTACAGTTGAGAAGAGTATATGGTGTTGATATTAAGACTACGTTAGATTGGCCAGAACGTCCACTAGATGCAACTCCCATTGTTGATTCTGGCCCCAAGTTGCGAAGAGTACTAAGCAGCTCCGAATTGAACTGGAGGGGTAATGCTTTGGTGTATGGTGGTGGGATGACACGGTCACACCATAGTTCTGGAAACTTGAATTTGTTCTGGAAAGAGCAGAAGGTGGTGCCTGAAGAAGTAGTAACTGATCCCATTGCACATGTGTCTGACATGTTATCTGATGAGGAAGATGATACTTTTTCTGAATTGCCAAATGACAAGGATGATAATGGGCTAGGCACCATGAAATCGCATCCTGCTTATGTTCGAATCGTTAGCAAGCAGATGGTGGGGATCTATGTATCTGTCTGGGTGCAAAGGAAGTTAAGAAGACACATTAATAACTTGAAAGTTTCTCCGGTTGGAGTTGGTCTTATGGGCTACATGGGAAACAAG GGATCTGTTTCAGTTAGTATGTCTCTCTTTCATTCGCGCCTATGTTTTGTTTGTTCCCATCTGACTTCAGGTCAGAAAGATGGGGCTGAGCAAAGACGAAATGCAGATGTTAATGAAATTCTGCGACGCACATGCTTCTCGTCTGTCCTTGATTCAGATCAACCCCAGACAATCCCATCTCATGA TCAGATGTTCTGGTTTGGGGACCTAAATTATCGTATCAACATGTTAGATGCCGAGGTTCGAAAGCTAGTAGCTCTGAAGAAATGGGATGAATTGATGAATTATGATCAG CTAAGCAATGAGTTACATAGTGGACATGTATTTGAAGGATGGAAAGAAGGACTGATAAATTTCCCACCAACTTACAAGTATGAATTCAATTCTGATAAATATGTTGGAGAGAACCCAAAAGAAGGGGAAAAGAAGAGATCTCCAGCATG GTGTGATCGTATATTGTGGCAAGGAAAAGGAATAAGGCAACTTGAATATAGGCGTGCAGAAAATAAGCTTTCAGATCATAGACCTGTTAGTTCAATCTTCTCTGTCGATGTTGAAGTCTTTGACCAACGCAAGCTACAACGAGCTCTGAATTTCACATGTGCTGTAGTCCACCCAGAGGTTTTTCTTCCAAATGATGATGGCTTGCAATTTTACTAG